The region AATGGCTATATAAAATAAACAAAAAAAGGTATTCGTGAGAATACCTTTTTAACCTACATCACGTATTAGCCAAATACTACTTCCACCAGTAGTAATAGTTATGTCCACCGTCATATACGAATCCGCATCTAGGGTATAGTGTATTACCGATGTCGTTCGTCTTCTCTGTTTCTAGCATAAGTCCACACGCATTCGTCTCGTCACACCACTGCTTCGCTCTGTCGATAATCGCCACTGATAGCCCAATACCTCTGTACTCTGGGTGTACGAATAGATCACTTAACAGCCATTGTTTCTCTAGTTTGATATAGTGAAACAGTTCGTATAACTGTACGAATCCCACTGCCTGCCCATCTACATAGGCTAAGAAGATATGTGACTGATCATTTGATAGGCGGTCTTTTAAGAATTGTTTTCCTTTCTCGTAGTTAGATTCTTGTCTGTAGAATACGCGATACATATCGAATAACATCGCTGCGTCTTCTAAGTGTTCTAAAGTTGCTTTTACTAGAGTAGCCGTTGTGTTTTTAAGAGTTACTTGTAGTTTAGTTACTCCAGTGTTAGTTGTTGTCATAAGTATTTATTCGTTTAAAATTTCGAGGCAAATGTCTTGTAAATTAGGTAGGGAAGAATAGACCAGTTTTTAAATAGTTTAGTAGTCCTGTGGGAGGTGGTAAATGTTTTTGAATAGTGATAGTGCGTTGAGAGAGTAACGGTTAACTTTATGAAGGTGTATAGAAAGTCAAGATAAAATGATAGAAGATGATTTAGGATAAGAAGCTAAAAGGGAATAATGGAAACAAAAGTGCTGTTAATTAATGAACTAAAGTTAGAGGACTCTTGATTTAAGAGTTTCGGTTATAGTATAGTTGAAAATATATAATCTCCTAAGCATACCGCTTAGGAGGTTATTCTTTTAATACTTCACAGTCTGACTTGCTAGAACTTCTTTATAACTATCAACTAAAGAGATAAACACAATAATTATACAACAACTAACCAAAATAATATAACAACTCCGTGGGATGAGAGTATTACTTTTGACCCTAAGATTATGAAAAAACTATTCGTCATATTATTCGCATTATTGTACACAGGCTTGGCTTCAGGCTTCAGTACATATCAGCACATCTGCCAAGGATTAGTGCAGCAAACGAGTATGTCTAATACCCAGACTGACGATTATAACTGTGGATTCTGTGCAAGAACAGGTAAGACAGTAAAAGAACCTAAGAAGTACTGCTGCGAAGAAAAAGTAGAAGTGGTAAAGGTGAAAGCTGAGGTACAGAACAATTCATTTAAAATCTTAAAAATAAACTTCTTTGCAGATGCGATATTGCACCGTTACTTCGGTGCTGTATATGAGTTCGCCACTACTGTACAAGATAATTTTACTACTTATACTTACTATTTATACAAGGTTAAATCTATCCCGCTGTATATCAAGAATTGCGTTTATAGACTTTGATTAAATACAATGTTTTAAGCATACTTATTCACCGTATTTTGCTTTAGCAGATACTGTCCCTATCCATTTATTGTCCTTATCTGATTAGCTAAGACTGGAGGTCTTGTGAATCGTTAATAGATATATAGGCTTAATTAGTAGGGTAATATTGCCCTAAAGAGGAGGATAAGTATACAATAATATTGTATAATTAATCACATCTTTTCATATGAAAATTAATAGGATAGCACTGTTTGTCCTATTGGGTGCGACGTCTATGTCTTATGGACAAAAACTCACGTTAGACGCTGCATTAAAACAGGCTATAGAACGATATGACCTGATTAAGGTCAAAGAAGCAAGACTTCGTGCTTCTGAAGAAAATACTACCAACCAAAAAGGAAATTACTTTCCTGATTTAACATTCGGTGCCCAACAAAGTTTCGGTACCATCAATGCGCAGAACGGTCCGATGTATGCATACGGAGGATTAGGATCTGCAGCTACCTCTATGCCCTTAGCAGAGCAGAGTTGGAATGCAGCTTTTGGTTCATTATATTTTGCTAATGTCAATTGGAATATCTTCTCTTTTGGTAAAACGAAGGAAAGCATAACTATGGCAAAGGCTCAACAGTCGGTTAATCTTAAGG is a window of Myroides oncorhynchi DNA encoding:
- a CDS encoding GNAT family N-acetyltransferase, which gives rise to MTTTNTGVTKLQVTLKNTTATLVKATLEHLEDAAMLFDMYRVFYRQESNYEKGKQFLKDRLSNDQSHIFLAYVDGQAVGFVQLYELFHYIKLEKQWLLSDLFVHPEYRGIGLSVAIIDRAKQWCDETNACGLMLETEKTNDIGNTLYPRCGFVYDGGHNYYYWWK